Proteins co-encoded in one Lasioglossum baleicum chromosome 3, iyLasBale1, whole genome shotgun sequence genomic window:
- the LOC143207020 gene encoding mitochondrial pyruvate carrier 2 — protein sequence MQRPKKGKLYQQLMYRISCFLPRKLRTVFLHPAGPTTVFFWAPTFKWGLVAAGIGDIKRPANTISLSQTASLMVTGAIWSRYSLIIIPKNYNLFAVNAFTCLTSAYNFVRGIIYQRKKESKLEGSTGK from the exons ATGCAAAGGCCAAAAAAAGGAAAACTTTATCAACAACTTATGTATAGAATATCTTGTTTTCTACCACGAAAATTGCGTACGGTTTTTTTACATCCTGCAG GTCCGACGACTGTATTCTTTTGGGCCCCAACTTTTAAATGGGGTTTAGTGGCAGCAGGAATAGGAGATATTAAACGACCCGCAAACACGATTTCCCTAAGTCAAACTGCGAGTCTTATGGTAACAGGCGCTATTTGGTCCAG ATATTCATTGATAATTATACCAAAGAATTACAACTTATTCGCCGTAAACGCGTTTACATGTTTGACAAGCGCGTACAACTTCGTAAGAGGCATTATATATCAACGAAAAAAAGAATCAAAACTGGAAGGTTCAACGGGAAAGTGA
- the LOC143207007 gene encoding peptidylprolyl isomerase domain and WD repeat-containing protein 1 isoform X1, protein MSSTKREHTESDNEDDWVGPLPSEAAPQKKQKVLEYEQVYIENLPYCECYEKSYMHRDVITHILVTKSNFVITASCDGHVKFWKKQDELIEFVKHFRAHLMAIQSMAASCNGVHACTVSLDKTIKIFDVINFDMINMIKMDFIPLCSEWIYSAGDAISALAVSAQESNKIFVYDGQGTGTPLHVFERLHTKPVVAMKYNSAFETCISVDKAGILEYWTGPKMEYKFPKCVTFESKLDTDLFEFAKNKTYPCGLAVSPDGKKFASLSGDRKVRVFNFRSGKLYRVFDETLQRFTELQQMTQQLPNMEFGRRMAVERELDKTETNLGNIVFDESGYMILYSTMLGIKIVNLYTNRCVRIMGKPENIRPMQLALFQGKARRTAAVTVEMEASENPTLELNRPDPTLFCTAHKKNRFYMFTRREPEDTKSQECDRDVFNERPSKEDIISSTEATNMQKIFDTAIIHTTLGDIHVNLFGKDVPRTVENFCVHSKNGYYNGHVFHRVIKGFMIQTGDPTGTGTGGESIWGGEFEDEFKSHLKHDRPYTLSMANAGPNTNGSQFFITLTPTPWLDNKHTVFGRIVKGMEVVQNISQVKTNPKTDKPYDDIRIVSVSVK, encoded by the exons ATGTCCAGCACCAAGAGAGAACATACAGAAAGCGATAATGAGGACGATTGGGTTGGACCATTACCTTCAGAAGCTGCACCACAGAAAAAACAGAAAG TTTTGGAATATGAGCAAGTGTATATAGAGAATTTACCCTACTGCGAATGCTACGAGAAGTCTTACATGCATAGGGATGTGATTACTCACATTTTAGTCACAAA GTCAAATTTTGTGATAACGGCTAGTTGCGACGGACATGTTAAATTCTGGAAGAAGCAAGACGAGCTCATTGaatttgttaaacattttcGTGCCCACTTAATGGCTATACAATCAATGGCAGCCAGCTGTAACGGTGTTCATGCATGTACAGTCAGTTTAGATAAAACGATCAAGATTTTCGATGTTATCAATTTCG ATATGATTAATATGATCAAAATGGACTTTATACCTCTGTGTTCTGAATGGATATATTCAGCGGGAGATGCAATATCTGCTCTGGCAGTCTCAGCTCAAGAATCGAACAAAATTTTCGTTTACGATGGACAAGGAACTGGAACGCCATTGCATGTCTTTGAAAGATTACACACTAAGCCTGTTGTTGCCATGAAG TACAATTCTGCTTTCGAAACGTGCATTTCTGTGGACAAAGCAGGAATCCTAGAATATTGGACAGGACCTAAAATGGAGTACAAGTTTCCCAAATGTGTTACGTTCGAGTCAAAGTTGGACACAGATTTGTTTGAATTTGCAAAGAACAAGACTTATCCGTGTGGTTTAGCTGTATCTCCAGATGGTAAGAAGTTTGCTTCACTGAGCGGAGATAGGAAAGTCAGAGTGTTCAATTTTCGCAGTGGaaaattgtacagggtgttcgacgAAACGCTGCAGAGATTTACAGAGTTGCAGCAAATGACACAGCAGCTGCCAAATATGGAATTTGGCAGAAG GATGGCAGTTGAAAGAGAGTTGGACAAAACGGAAACCAACTTGGGTAATATAGTGTTCGATGAATCTGGTTATATGATTTTGTACAGCACAATGTTAGGAATCAAAATTGTAAATTTGTACACGAATCGGTGCGTTAGGATTATGGGGAAGCCTGAAAATATTCGTCCCATGCAGCTAGCCCTGTTCCAG GGAAAGGCGAGGAGAACAGCAGCTGTGACCGTAGAAATGGAAGCATCAGAGAACCCCACGCTGGAACTGAACCGTCCTGATCCCACTCTGTTCTGTACAGCTCACAAGAAGAATAGATTTTACATGTTCACGAGACGGGAACCGGAAGACACAAAGAGTCAAGAGTGCGACAGAGATGTCTTCAACGAGAGACCGTCGAAGgaagatattatatcttctaCAGAGGCCACGAACATGCAAAAGATCTTCGATACCGCCATTATTCACACAACACTCGGAGACATTCACGTGAATCTGTTTGGCAAAGACGTTCCGaggacagtagaaaatttctgcGTTCATTCGAAGAACGGCTACTACAATGGACACGTGTTCCATAGGGTAATCAAAGGGTTCATGATCCAAACAGGTGATCCTACCGGAACTGGTACGGGTGGAGAAAGTATATGGGGAGGGGAATTCGAGGATGAATTTAAATCCCATTTGAAGCATGATAGACCGTATACTTTGAGCATGGCGAACGCGGGACCAAACACGAATGGCAGTCAGTTTTTTATTACTTTGACGCCAACT CCTTGGTTGGACAACAAGCATACAGTATTCGGTAGGATAGTAAAAGGCATGGAGGTTGTACAAAATATCAGTCAGGTGAAAACGAATCCAAAAACTGATAAACCTTACGATGACATTCGGATAGTCAGTGTCagtgtaaaataa
- the LOC143207018 gene encoding uncharacterized protein LOC143207018 gives MCCNGQKNKVSCWNDMEELKYLMCAIECCQCPKIPPPPVCTMLLPPRIEELPAYIPPPAPCCPPPPCCPPPKPCLPLCIGPFPAPPLRCPPCPPKPCCPPCCPLPCYPGPYC, from the exons ATGTGTTGCAATGGCCAGAAGAATAAGGTTTCCTGTTGGAACGACATGGAAGAATTAAAATACTTGATGTGTGCCATCGAGTGTTG TCAATGTCCAAAAATACCACCACCGCCCGTGTGTACGATGTTGTTGCCACCAAGGATTGAAGAGCTACCTGCTTACATTCCTCCTCCAGCCCCTTGTTGTCCTCCACCTCCTTGTTGTCCTCCACCCAAGCCATGTCTTCCTCTATGCATTGGTCCTTTCCCTGCACCCCCTTTGAGATGCCCTCCATGTCCTCCAAAACCCTGTTGTCCACCATGTTGTCCTCTACCTTGTTATCCAG GCCCCTACTGTTAG
- the LOC143207007 gene encoding peptidylprolyl isomerase domain and WD repeat-containing protein 1 isoform X2: protein MHRDVITHILVTKSNFVITASCDGHVKFWKKQDELIEFVKHFRAHLMAIQSMAASCNGVHACTVSLDKTIKIFDVINFDMINMIKMDFIPLCSEWIYSAGDAISALAVSAQESNKIFVYDGQGTGTPLHVFERLHTKPVVAMKYNSAFETCISVDKAGILEYWTGPKMEYKFPKCVTFESKLDTDLFEFAKNKTYPCGLAVSPDGKKFASLSGDRKVRVFNFRSGKLYRVFDETLQRFTELQQMTQQLPNMEFGRRMAVERELDKTETNLGNIVFDESGYMILYSTMLGIKIVNLYTNRCVRIMGKPENIRPMQLALFQGKARRTAAVTVEMEASENPTLELNRPDPTLFCTAHKKNRFYMFTRREPEDTKSQECDRDVFNERPSKEDIISSTEATNMQKIFDTAIIHTTLGDIHVNLFGKDVPRTVENFCVHSKNGYYNGHVFHRVIKGFMIQTGDPTGTGTGGESIWGGEFEDEFKSHLKHDRPYTLSMANAGPNTNGSQFFITLTPTPWLDNKHTVFGRIVKGMEVVQNISQVKTNPKTDKPYDDIRIVSVSVK from the exons ATGCATAGGGATGTGATTACTCACATTTTAGTCACAAA GTCAAATTTTGTGATAACGGCTAGTTGCGACGGACATGTTAAATTCTGGAAGAAGCAAGACGAGCTCATTGaatttgttaaacattttcGTGCCCACTTAATGGCTATACAATCAATGGCAGCCAGCTGTAACGGTGTTCATGCATGTACAGTCAGTTTAGATAAAACGATCAAGATTTTCGATGTTATCAATTTCG ATATGATTAATATGATCAAAATGGACTTTATACCTCTGTGTTCTGAATGGATATATTCAGCGGGAGATGCAATATCTGCTCTGGCAGTCTCAGCTCAAGAATCGAACAAAATTTTCGTTTACGATGGACAAGGAACTGGAACGCCATTGCATGTCTTTGAAAGATTACACACTAAGCCTGTTGTTGCCATGAAG TACAATTCTGCTTTCGAAACGTGCATTTCTGTGGACAAAGCAGGAATCCTAGAATATTGGACAGGACCTAAAATGGAGTACAAGTTTCCCAAATGTGTTACGTTCGAGTCAAAGTTGGACACAGATTTGTTTGAATTTGCAAAGAACAAGACTTATCCGTGTGGTTTAGCTGTATCTCCAGATGGTAAGAAGTTTGCTTCACTGAGCGGAGATAGGAAAGTCAGAGTGTTCAATTTTCGCAGTGGaaaattgtacagggtgttcgacgAAACGCTGCAGAGATTTACAGAGTTGCAGCAAATGACACAGCAGCTGCCAAATATGGAATTTGGCAGAAG GATGGCAGTTGAAAGAGAGTTGGACAAAACGGAAACCAACTTGGGTAATATAGTGTTCGATGAATCTGGTTATATGATTTTGTACAGCACAATGTTAGGAATCAAAATTGTAAATTTGTACACGAATCGGTGCGTTAGGATTATGGGGAAGCCTGAAAATATTCGTCCCATGCAGCTAGCCCTGTTCCAG GGAAAGGCGAGGAGAACAGCAGCTGTGACCGTAGAAATGGAAGCATCAGAGAACCCCACGCTGGAACTGAACCGTCCTGATCCCACTCTGTTCTGTACAGCTCACAAGAAGAATAGATTTTACATGTTCACGAGACGGGAACCGGAAGACACAAAGAGTCAAGAGTGCGACAGAGATGTCTTCAACGAGAGACCGTCGAAGgaagatattatatcttctaCAGAGGCCACGAACATGCAAAAGATCTTCGATACCGCCATTATTCACACAACACTCGGAGACATTCACGTGAATCTGTTTGGCAAAGACGTTCCGaggacagtagaaaatttctgcGTTCATTCGAAGAACGGCTACTACAATGGACACGTGTTCCATAGGGTAATCAAAGGGTTCATGATCCAAACAGGTGATCCTACCGGAACTGGTACGGGTGGAGAAAGTATATGGGGAGGGGAATTCGAGGATGAATTTAAATCCCATTTGAAGCATGATAGACCGTATACTTTGAGCATGGCGAACGCGGGACCAAACACGAATGGCAGTCAGTTTTTTATTACTTTGACGCCAACT CCTTGGTTGGACAACAAGCATACAGTATTCGGTAGGATAGTAAAAGGCATGGAGGTTGTACAAAATATCAGTCAGGTGAAAACGAATCCAAAAACTGATAAACCTTACGATGACATTCGGATAGTCAGTGTCagtgtaaaataa